The window AGCTATGATAATGCGTGAATTCGCAATACTTTTGCTTGCAAGTTCTTTGCGAGGCAAAAGTTCTAATTGACTTTGGACTTCATCGCTTGCTTTTTTAGCAAAATCTTGACTTAAACACACCAAAATCACTTGAGAATCTGCACCATGTTCAGCTTGTGAAAGCAAATCACTAGCTACAAATTTTTCATTAGCCAAATCATCAGCTATTACTAAAACTTCACTAGGTCCTGCTTGCATATCAATAGCTGCTCCGTTTATATCGCTACTTACTTGGCGTTTTGCTTCGGTTACAAAGGCATTTCCTGGGCCAAAAATTTTATCCACCTTTAAAACACTTTGCGTACCGTAAGCCAAAGCCGCTATAGCTCCTGCACCACCCATTTGATAAATTTCATCCACGCCGCAAAGCTTAGCACAAAAAAGCACGGCATCATTGATTTTTGCAGGACTTGCTAAAAC is drawn from Campylobacter sp. MG1 and contains these coding sequences:
- a CDS encoding histidinol dehydrogenase, coding for VLASPAKINDAVLFCAKLCGVDEIYQMGGAGAIAALAYGTQSVLKVDKIFGPGNAFVTEAKRQVSSDINGAAIDMQAGPSEVLVIADDLANEKFVASDLLSQAEHGADSQVILVCLSQDFAKKASDEVQSQLELLPRKELASKSIANSRIIIA